One Bacillus sp. 1780r2a1 DNA segment encodes these proteins:
- a CDS encoding GrpB family protein, whose protein sequence is MVELVNYETKWPVLYAFEKEKVTSMLKDFSIEVHHIGSTAVPNMLSSPIIDVLIGVQRSEDLKSVIEILQNGPYVYIEESNIFIALKDEASLSHYPKYIKQNDFYCQIPNHIQHAHLYVTAINSTFWNDCLLFQDQLKRSERFQEGYIEMKHKLASSYWNDSSQYKEGKQAYIQSYVSSKNLQSVNTK, encoded by the coding sequence TTGGTTGAACTTGTGAATTACGAAACAAAATGGCCGGTCCTTTATGCATTTGAAAAAGAAAAGGTAACCTCAATGCTTAAAGACTTTTCAATTGAAGTTCATCATATCGGAAGTACAGCTGTCCCTAATATGTTGTCTTCTCCAATTATTGATGTATTAATAGGTGTTCAACGATCTGAAGATTTAAAATCAGTCATTGAAATATTGCAAAATGGCCCATATGTATATATAGAAGAAAGTAATATATTTATTGCTTTGAAGGATGAGGCTTCTTTGTCGCATTATCCAAAATATATAAAGCAAAATGACTTCTATTGCCAAATACCAAATCATATTCAGCACGCACACCTTTATGTAACAGCCATTAATTCAACGTTTTGGAATGATTGCTTACTGTTCCAAGATCAGTTAAAGCGTAGTGAAAGATTCCAGGAAGGCTATATTGAAATGAAACATAAACTTGCTTCTTCTTATTGGAATGATTCTAGTCAATATAAAGAGGGTAAGCAAGCTTATATTCAATCGTATGTTTCTTCTAAAAACTTACAGTCGGTGAATACGAAATAA
- a CDS encoding SH3 domain-containing protein, with the protein MNNKHMMYAVCTTAALSSSALFFNLEAEAAQPATVNATSLNVRALPSTSGAIVGKLYKGNTINVLTEQQGWAKIQLNGKDAWISSEYIEKKTSSTSPTNVVSKQATVNASSLNVRSAASTSASIITNLPRNAKVTVIKENGEWAQIKTSDGKTGWVADRYLQMGATSSSESGGTSVSKQATVNASSLNVRSAASTSASIITNLPRNAKVTVIKENGEWAQIKTSDGKTGWVADRYLQMGATSSSESGGTSVSKQATVNASSLNVRSAASTSASIITNLPRNAKVTVIKENGEWAQIKTSDGKTGWVADRYLQMGATSSSESGGTSVSKQATVNASSLNVRSAASTSASIITNLPRNAKVTVIKENGEWAQIKTSDGKTGWVADRYLQMGATSSSESGGTSVSKQATVNASSLNVRSAASTSASIITNLPRNAKVTVIKENGEWAQIKTSDGKTGWVANRYLQVSATTPENGGTSVSKQATVNASSLNVRSAASTSASIITNLPRNAKVTVIKENGEWAQIKTSDGKTGWVANRYLQVSATTPENGGTSVSKQATVNASSLNVRSAASTSASIVTNLPRNAKVTVIKENGEWAQIKTSDGKTGWVANRYLQVSATTPENGGTSVSKQATVNASSLNVRSAASTSASIVTNLPRNAKVTVIKENGEWAQIKTSDGKTGWVANRYLQVGSNQPETNQPTEKITITKAANLRTQPSLSASILRVAQAGESFNKVTESNGWVQIQYSSSQTAWVSKGLTSTEAPSTPGEVTNPTSGLEKKLIVIDPGHGGHDPGAVGQDELEKNLALRTAKLVAAQVESAGGTVLFTRSDDTFISLDGRTQISNASEADAFVSIHYNAGSSSATGIETYYYSARDQELAKYIQESMVQHTNMRDRGAHQANFYVLKHNNKRSVLVELGFVSNPTEEDRIATEQYQQQVSRGIAEGIARYFAATK; encoded by the coding sequence ATGAATAATAAACACATGATGTATGCAGTTTGTACAACTGCTGCTCTAAGCTCTTCGGCTCTTTTCTTTAATTTAGAAGCTGAAGCTGCTCAACCAGCGACTGTGAATGCCACATCATTAAACGTGCGTGCACTTCCAAGCACAAGTGGTGCAATCGTTGGCAAACTGTATAAAGGAAACACAATTAATGTATTAACAGAACAACAAGGATGGGCAAAAATCCAACTTAACGGCAAAGACGCTTGGATATCAAGCGAATACATAGAGAAAAAAACATCATCCACTTCTCCCACAAATGTTGTCTCAAAACAAGCAACGGTTAACGCGAGCTCTTTAAACGTTCGTTCTGCTGCTAGCACTTCCGCTTCCATCATTACCAACTTGCCTCGCAATGCGAAGGTTACCGTGATCAAAGAAAACGGCGAGTGGGCGCAGATTAAAACAAGCGATGGTAAAACTGGATGGGTTGCCGATCGATACTTACAAATGGGAGCTACTTCTTCTTCTGAAAGTGGCGGCACTTCCGTTTCCAAACAAGCAACGGTTAACGCGAGCTCTTTAAACGTTCGTTCTGCTGCTAGCACTTCCGCTTCCATCATTACCAACTTGCCTCGCAATGCGAAGGTTACCGTGATCAAAGAAAACGGCGAGTGGGCGCAGATTAAAACAAGCGATGGTAAAACTGGATGGGTTGCCGATCGATACTTACAAATGGGAGCTACTTCTTCTTCTGAAAGTGGCGGCACTTCCGTTTCCAAACAAGCAACGGTTAACGCGAGCTCTTTAAACGTTCGTTCTGCTGCTAGCACTTCCGCTTCCATCATTACCAACTTGCCTCGCAATGCGAAGGTTACCGTGATCAAAGAAAACGGCGAGTGGGCGCAGATTAAAACAAGCGATGGTAAAACTGGATGGGTTGCCGATCGATACTTACAAATGGGAGCTACTTCTTCTTCTGAAAGTGGCGGCACTTCCGTTTCCAAACAAGCAACGGTTAACGCGAGCTCTTTAAACGTTCGTTCTGCTGCTAGCACTTCCGCTTCCATCATTACCAACTTGCCTCGCAATGCGAAGGTTACCGTGATCAAAGAAAACGGCGAGTGGGCGCAGATTAAAACAAGCGATGGTAAAACTGGATGGGTTGCCGATCGATACTTACAAATGGGAGCTACTTCTTCTTCTGAAAGTGGCGGCACTTCCGTTTCCAAACAAGCAACGGTTAACGCGAGCTCTTTAAACGTTCGTTCTGCTGCTAGCACTTCTGCTTCCATCATTACCAACTTGCCTCGCAATGCGAAGGTTACCGTGATCAAAGAAAACGGCGAGTGGGCGCAGATTAAAACAAGCGATGGTAAAACTGGATGGGTGGCTAATCGATATTTACAGGTGAGTGCTACTACTCCTGAAAATGGCGGCACTTCCGTTTCTAAACAAGCAACCGTGAACGCCAGCTCTTTAAACGTTCGTTCTGCCGCTAGCACTTCTGCTTCCATCATTACCAACTTGCCGCGCAATGCGAAGGTTACCGTGATCAAAGAAAACGGCGAGTGGGCGCAGATTAAAACAAGCGATGGTAAAACTGGATGGGTGGCTAATCGATATTTACAGGTGAGTGCTACTACTCCTGAAAATGGCGGCACTTCCGTTTCTAAACAAGCAACCGTGAACGCCAGCTCTTTAAACGTTCGTTCTGCCGCTAGCACTTCCGCTTCCATCGTTACCAACTTGCCGCGCAATGCGAAGGTTACGGTAATAAAAGAAAACGGCGAGTGGGCGCAGATCAAAACAAGCGATGGTAAAACTGGATGGGTGGCTAATCGATATTTGCAGGTGAGTGCTACTACTCCTGAAAATGGCGGCACTTCCGTTTCTAAACAAGCAACCGTGAACGCCAGCTCTTTAAACGTTCGTTCTGCCGCTAGCACTTCCGCTTCCATCGTTACCAACTTGCCGCGCAATGCGAAGGTTACGGTAATAAAAGAAAACGGTGAGTGGGCGCAGATCAAAACAAGCGATGGTAAAACTGGATGGGTTGCCAATCGATATTTACAAGTAGGATCCAATCAGCCGGAAACAAACCAACCAACTGAAAAAATTACGATTACGAAAGCTGCTAACTTACGTACACAGCCAAGTTTAAGTGCAAGCATTCTCCGCGTAGCACAAGCTGGGGAATCATTTAATAAAGTAACTGAGTCAAATGGTTGGGTTCAAATTCAATATTCTAGTTCTCAAACAGCTTGGGTATCAAAAGGACTAACGAGTACTGAAGCACCTTCAACACCAGGTGAAGTGACAAACCCAACTTCCGGTTTAGAAAAGAAGCTAATTGTTATTGACCCAGGTCATGGTGGTCATGATCCAGGAGCCGTTGGTCAAGACGAGCTTGAAAAAAACTTAGCACTAAGAACAGCTAAACTGGTAGCAGCACAAGTTGAAAGCGCAGGAGGTACTGTTTTATTTACTCGTTCTGATGATACCTTCATTTCTTTAGATGGGCGAACGCAAATCAGCAACGCAAGCGAAGCTGATGCATTCGTTAGCATCCACTATAATGCAGGAAGTTCATCTGCTACTGGTATTGAAACCTATTACTATTCGGCCCGTGATCAAGAACTTGCAAAATACATTCAAGAGAGTATGGTACAACATACAAATATGAGAGATCGTGGTGCACACCAAGCTAATTTCTATGTTTTAAAACATAATAACAAGCGCTCTGTTCTCGTTGAACTTGGGTTTGTATCGAACCCAACTGAAGAAGACCGCATTGCAACTGAACAATATCAGCAACAAGTTTCTCGCGGTATTGCAGAAGGTATTGCACGTTATTTCGCAGCGACTAAATAA
- the rpsN gene encoding 30S ribosomal protein S14: MAKKSKVVKEHKRQQMVEKYALLRQELKEKRDYEALQKLPRDSSPTRLKNRCRVTGRPRGYLRQFGMSRITFRELAYKGQVPGVKKASW, encoded by the coding sequence TTGGCTAAAAAATCAAAAGTTGTAAAAGAACATAAACGTCAACAGATGGTAGAAAAATATGCACTTCTTCGACAAGAACTAAAAGAAAAAAGAGACTATGAAGCATTACAAAAATTACCACGTGATTCATCGCCGACTCGTTTAAAGAATCGTTGCCGTGTAACAGGAAGACCGAGAGGGTATTTACGCCAATTCGGAATGTCTCGAATTACATTTCGAGAGTTAGCTTATAAAGGGCAAGTTCCTGGTGTGAAAAAAGCTAGTTGGTAA
- a CDS encoding AbrB/MazE/SpoVT family DNA-binding domain-containing protein — translation MKSTGIVRKVDDLGRIVIPKELRRVLEIDVKDPVEIFVETDRIILKKYEPNGACAVTGEVASDNVTLADGKLTLSREGMERLLEELKQHNI, via the coding sequence ATGAAATCGACTGGTATTGTAAGAAAAGTTGACGATTTAGGTCGTATTGTAATTCCTAAAGAACTACGACGTGTACTTGAAATAGATGTAAAAGATCCTGTAGAAATTTTTGTAGAAACTGATCGCATTATTCTAAAGAAATATGAGCCTAATGGAGCTTGTGCAGTTACAGGAGAAGTAGCATCTGACAACGTAACGCTTGCTGATGGAAAACTAACATTAAGCCGTGAAGGCATGGAACGTTTACTAGAAGAGTTAAAACAACATAACATTTAA
- a CDS encoding sodium-dependent transporter: MNQTNQWTSKLGFIMAAAGSAVGIGAIWKFPYVAGTSGGGAFLLIFLLFTLLIGLPLLLAEFVIGRSTQKDAISAYEKIAPGTAWVWIGRLGVITSFIILSFYSVVGGWIVLYLYRSVTNQLVGSTDDYAALFNNTISSSFSPVIGQLIFMIITIIVVAKGVQNGIEKANKYMFPALFILFIALIIRSLTLDGAMEGVAFFLNPDFTKLTSESILYAMGQSFFAISIGISIMVTYSSYLSKEESLQRSGGMIVGLNILVSIFAGLAIFPAVFSIGLEPTAGPGLLFNVLPAVFEQIPFGGLFLTIFLALFLFATLTSAFSLLETIVAAVTKGKSDKRTKASWVMGILIFIVGVPSALSFGVLSDITFGGKILFDALDYLTLNILMPFGALLISFFVSYRMDKKAVYEEFTSGSRTAQHLFKAWMILLRYIIPIVIIIVYLHTFGIL, translated from the coding sequence ATGAATCAAACAAATCAATGGACATCAAAGTTAGGTTTTATCATGGCAGCAGCAGGTTCAGCAGTTGGAATCGGAGCGATTTGGAAGTTTCCATATGTTGCAGGAACAAGTGGAGGAGGCGCGTTTTTATTAATTTTTTTACTTTTTACGTTATTAATTGGTTTGCCTTTACTATTAGCTGAATTTGTTATTGGACGCAGCACACAAAAAGATGCTATTTCCGCATATGAAAAAATTGCTCCAGGAACGGCTTGGGTATGGATAGGGCGTCTAGGAGTTATTACAAGTTTCATCATTTTATCATTTTATAGCGTTGTTGGTGGTTGGATTGTACTATATCTATACAGAAGCGTTACAAATCAATTAGTAGGTTCAACAGATGATTACGCAGCCTTATTTAACAATACAATTTCCAGCTCTTTTTCACCTGTCATAGGACAATTAATCTTCATGATTATTACGATTATAGTCGTTGCTAAAGGTGTTCAAAATGGAATTGAAAAAGCAAACAAATACATGTTTCCAGCACTATTTATTTTATTTATTGCATTAATTATTCGTTCATTAACATTAGATGGCGCGATGGAAGGTGTAGCATTTTTCTTAAATCCTGATTTTACAAAGCTAACATCTGAAAGCATTTTATATGCTATGGGTCAATCTTTCTTTGCTATTAGTATCGGAATTTCAATCATGGTCACATATAGTTCGTACTTAAGTAAAGAGGAAAGCCTGCAACGTTCAGGTGGAATGATTGTAGGACTAAACATCTTAGTTTCAATTTTTGCAGGGCTAGCAATTTTTCCAGCTGTGTTTTCAATTGGATTGGAGCCCACAGCAGGGCCGGGATTACTATTTAACGTATTACCAGCTGTATTTGAACAAATCCCGTTTGGTGGCTTGTTTTTAACAATCTTTCTAGCGCTATTCTTGTTTGCTACATTAACATCTGCATTTTCTTTACTTGAAACAATTGTAGCAGCAGTAACAAAAGGTAAAAGTGATAAGCGAACGAAGGCGTCTTGGGTTATGGGGATTTTAATCTTTATTGTTGGAGTTCCTTCAGCTCTATCTTTTGGTGTTTTATCAGATATAACGTTTGGTGGCAAAATATTATTCGATGCGCTTGATTATTTAACCCTTAACATCTTAATGCCATTTGGTGCTCTGTTAATCTCATTTTTTGTTTCATATCGCATGGATAAAAAAGCGGTATATGAAGAGTTTACATCGGGCTCCAGAACAGCGCAGCATTTGTTTAAAGCTTGGATGATTTTACTTCGTTACATTATTCCAATTGTTATTATTATTGTGTATTTGCATACGTTTGGCATATTATAA
- a CDS encoding DinB family protein, producing the protein MSASQRLLHHFLAHRNVTNMLIDKIEEHHYDYQPTPTSMSAYKLTTHMLTSFYTFAKIAQEGNLTPLEEKHNIEQKNLSELASHYTEKTKEILASLTDDQLNRIIDTSAVFGQKMPASQLVSMAIDHEIHHKGNLFVYVREMGHTDLPLFVKWG; encoded by the coding sequence ATGTCTGCGTCTCAGCGCCTTTTACATCATTTTTTAGCTCATCGTAACGTAACAAATATGTTGATTGATAAAATTGAAGAACACCATTATGATTATCAACCAACACCGACATCTATGTCAGCATATAAGCTCACTACACATATGCTTACTTCTTTTTATACATTTGCCAAAATAGCACAAGAAGGCAATCTTACCCCTTTAGAAGAAAAGCATAATATTGAACAGAAAAACTTATCAGAATTAGCTTCTCATTATACTGAAAAAACAAAAGAAATCTTAGCTTCTTTAACAGATGATCAGTTAAACCGCATTATTGATACTTCTGCGGTATTCGGTCAAAAAATGCCTGCAAGCCAATTAGTGTCAATGGCAATTGATCATGAAATTCATCACAAAGGTAACTTGTTTGTATATGTTCGAGAAATGGGACACACAGACCTACCTCTATTTGTAAAGTGGGGATAA
- a CDS encoding class I SAM-dependent methyltransferase: MNRTLSQSSFISSFGGNVMNVLSPQAGENILEIGSGNGYMANQLSSLGVNITGIDSSENMVEQSQHHYPHLQFMHVNALDLDYEDQFDAVFSQNTLHLIHPPSVVIKNIYRALRLQGRFVTEFNGKNHLYPVFNEVMRQLAVFNIISSDFSLPFYFPSIGEYTSLLEQHEFHVQSAIYFTHPLVLQHEDGLRNWLDTHASSLFKNITAETKQIIFNRVEDRLQETFFKHDEWYLPAASIRVQAVKIS; the protein is encoded by the coding sequence ATGAACCGGACACTTTCACAGTCTTCGTTTATTTCGTCTTTTGGTGGAAATGTAATGAACGTTCTCTCTCCTCAAGCTGGTGAAAACATCTTAGAAATCGGCTCAGGTAACGGATACATGGCAAATCAGCTTAGTTCTCTAGGTGTGAACATAACAGGTATTGATTCGTCTGAAAATATGGTTGAGCAGTCACAGCATCATTACCCTCACCTTCAATTTATGCACGTCAATGCACTTGATTTAGACTATGAAGATCAGTTTGATGCTGTGTTTTCCCAAAACACGCTTCACCTTATTCACCCTCCTAGTGTTGTTATTAAGAATATTTATCGTGCACTTAGACTGCAAGGACGTTTTGTGACAGAATTTAATGGTAAAAACCATCTCTATCCTGTTTTTAACGAAGTAATGCGACAGCTTGCTGTTTTCAATATTATTTCATCTGATTTTTCTCTCCCTTTTTATTTTCCCAGTATTGGAGAATACACTTCCTTGCTTGAGCAGCATGAATTTCATGTTCAAAGCGCTATTTATTTTACACACCCTCTCGTTTTGCAGCACGAAGATGGCCTTCGTAACTGGCTTGATACACATGCATCATCTCTTTTCAAGAATATAACAGCTGAAACAAAACAGATTATCTTCAATAGAGTTGAAGATAGGTTACAAGAAACATTTTTTAAACACGATGAATGGTACTTGCCGGCAGCCTCTATTCGCGTACAGGCTGTAAAAATAAGCTAA
- a CDS encoding winged helix-turn-helix domain-containing protein gives MNGTLIIQHGAPFVNGTSVPLEQSTIVVGRKGDGWLPDLAFQSAYISRKHFEIITTENNYQLIDLNSKHGTQINGQQLIPTHSYTLQHQDQISIANDTAVLTFISQDMDATLDLGPLLNEIHTPKQYELDPVLQKIKVKDEVYVLSEKEYACLSYLLQQHDSFVSKEMLKKQVWPERVMETNDVFVNPEELNSLMYRVRKKIGKTLDIQVVRGKGYMLHFK, from the coding sequence ATGAATGGTACACTCATTATTCAGCATGGTGCTCCGTTTGTAAATGGAACGTCTGTCCCTCTTGAACAATCTACTATTGTAGTTGGACGAAAAGGAGATGGATGGTTGCCTGATTTAGCGTTTCAAAGCGCATACATCTCTCGCAAGCACTTTGAAATTATTACTACTGAAAACAACTATCAGCTTATTGATTTAAATAGCAAACATGGTACACAAATAAATGGACAACAGCTTATTCCGACTCACTCATATACACTTCAGCACCAGGATCAAATATCGATTGCAAATGATACAGCTGTCTTAACATTTATTAGCCAAGATATGGATGCAACATTAGATTTAGGTCCACTATTAAATGAAATTCATACACCTAAGCAATACGAGCTTGATCCCGTACTTCAAAAGATTAAAGTGAAAGATGAAGTATATGTATTATCAGAGAAGGAATATGCGTGTTTATCGTATTTGCTTCAACAGCACGATAGCTTCGTTTCAAAAGAAATGCTCAAAAAACAAGTATGGCCAGAACGAGTGATGGAAACAAATGATGTATTTGTTAATCCAGAAGAGCTTAATTCTTTGATGTACCGAGTTCGTAAAAAAATAGGAAAAACGCTTGATATTCAGGTAGTACGAGGCAAAGGGTATATGCTTCACTTTAAATAA
- the cobT gene encoding nicotinate-nucleotide--dimethylbenzimidazole phosphoribosyltransferase codes for MTSIQIQPLDVKAAEAAAKYIDTLTKPQGSLGRLEELAINLAGITQETFPTVTPPGVLVFAADHGVVEEGVSAFPQSVTAQMALNFLAGGAAINVFSKQIGAQFQLVDIGIASSVQHSELSCQKVRTGTRNFCKEHAMTRNEVEKAIEIGINEATNLIKKGIKCLIVGEMGIGNTTSSTALLAALTSHKVDELVGSGTGINSQQLKHKIKKIEQALENRQYDVRDPIAILAAFGGLEIAGMVGAMLAAASHRIPIIVDGFICTTAAVFAVQMNELASNYMFASHQSVEPGHRFALSILKKEPLLNLQMRLGEGSGAAIAFPLLHSACLMITEMATFADAGVANKE; via the coding sequence TTGACAAGCATACAAATTCAGCCCTTAGACGTTAAAGCGGCAGAAGCAGCAGCAAAGTATATAGACACGTTAACAAAGCCTCAAGGAAGTTTAGGAAGGTTAGAAGAGCTAGCAATTAATTTGGCTGGCATTACACAAGAGACCTTTCCAACCGTTACACCGCCTGGAGTACTGGTATTTGCAGCTGATCACGGAGTTGTTGAAGAGGGAGTTTCGGCGTTCCCGCAAAGCGTAACGGCTCAAATGGCGCTTAACTTTTTAGCAGGAGGAGCGGCAATTAACGTATTTAGTAAACAAATTGGAGCTCAATTCCAGCTTGTGGATATTGGGATTGCCTCTTCAGTTCAACACAGTGAGCTTTCGTGCCAAAAAGTTAGAACGGGTACGCGTAATTTTTGCAAAGAGCATGCAATGACAAGAAATGAAGTAGAAAAAGCGATTGAAATAGGTATAAATGAAGCAACAAATCTAATTAAAAAAGGAATAAAATGCTTAATTGTTGGAGAAATGGGAATTGGTAACACTACTTCTAGCACGGCTTTACTAGCTGCTTTAACAAGTCATAAAGTAGACGAGCTAGTCGGCAGCGGTACAGGAATCAATTCTCAACAACTAAAGCATAAAATAAAAAAAATTGAGCAGGCATTAGAGAATAGACAATATGATGTCAGGGATCCAATTGCCATTTTGGCAGCTTTTGGAGGGCTTGAGATTGCAGGAATGGTTGGTGCAATGTTGGCAGCAGCTTCACATCGAATACCAATCATTGTGGACGGGTTTATTTGTACCACAGCGGCAGTGTTTGCTGTCCAAATGAATGAATTGGCTTCCAATTATATGTTTGCCAGTCATCAATCTGTTGAACCAGGTCATCGATTCGCACTGTCCATTTTAAAAAAAGAACCGTTGTTAAACTTACAGATGCGTCTTGGTGAAGGAAGCGGCGCAGCCATTGCGTTTCCACTTCTTCATTCAGCATGCTTAATGATTACAGAAATGGCGACATTTGCAGATGCCGGTGTTGCAAACAAAGAATAA
- a CDS encoding GNAT family N-acetyltransferase, with the protein MVVIRRVVEKDVERLATLMKEYIVDFYHQPEPPRKEIVSHIELVLADPSKGVQYVAEEQNRLLGFATIYVTFSTLKLKKTAILNDLYVLPMNRGNKVGEKLFQTCETYVKEHDLVGLSWETATDNEVAQNFYEKMGGEKSRWLHYEK; encoded by the coding sequence ATGGTCGTTATTAGACGTGTAGTTGAAAAAGATGTTGAACGACTAGCAACGTTGATGAAAGAATATATTGTTGATTTTTACCATCAGCCTGAACCCCCACGAAAAGAGATAGTTTCTCATATTGAGTTAGTATTAGCTGATCCATCAAAAGGAGTTCAATACGTAGCCGAGGAACAAAATCGCTTACTTGGTTTTGCAACCATTTATGTAACTTTCAGCACACTAAAGCTAAAGAAAACAGCCATTTTAAATGATTTGTACGTCTTGCCAATGAATCGCGGAAATAAAGTAGGAGAAAAGTTATTCCAGACATGTGAAACGTACGTAAAAGAACATGATTTAGTGGGGTTGTCTTGGGAAACAGCCACTGATAATGAAGTTGCTCAGAACTTTTATGAGAAAATGGGCGGGGAAAAATCAAGATGGCTACATTATGAAAAATAA
- a CDS encoding YitT family protein, translating into MNNFLYRVRIIFTRAVVIFCGSLLIGLGLNGFIAPHHLLDGGLIGLGLVIYYMIGLPIGISILIVNIPVFIYAFFYHRKHFFYGSVGLLFSFFMTEKLNVFDGSMEIPLLFSSIIGGVLIGMGIGLMLRYEVSSDGLDLIALIISTKWPINIGLVIFLLDSLIMLIGLHIVGFTAFCYSMIVIMMSSFMIITFTSKKWIP; encoded by the coding sequence ATGAATAACTTTTTATATAGGGTGAGGATTATTTTTACTCGTGCAGTCGTCATTTTTTGTGGTAGTTTATTAATCGGCTTAGGACTTAACGGATTTATTGCACCCCATCATTTATTAGATGGTGGACTTATCGGCTTGGGCTTAGTTATTTATTACATGATTGGTTTACCAATCGGCATATCTATTTTAATAGTTAATATCCCTGTTTTTATTTACGCTTTTTTTTACCATCGCAAACATTTTTTTTATGGAAGCGTTGGGCTACTCTTTTCTTTTTTTATGACAGAAAAGCTCAATGTTTTTGATGGAAGTATGGAAATACCTTTACTTTTTAGTTCCATAATTGGAGGCGTGCTAATTGGTATGGGAATCGGTTTAATGCTTCGATATGAAGTCAGCTCAGATGGACTTGATCTTATCGCTTTGATCATTTCAACAAAATGGCCGATTAATATTGGCCTCGTTATTTTTCTATTGGACAGCTTAATTATGCTTATCGGCTTACATATCGTAGGTTTTACGGCTTTTTGCTACTCGATGATTGTCATCATGATGAGCAGCTTTATGATTATTACCTTCACTTCAAAGAAATGGATACCATAA
- a CDS encoding diacylglycerol kinase family lipid kinase — protein MKIAVILNPNAGNKKLIESIDLICNRLRTIFSEVKLYETEAPGQGREIVKEIASDVDVIVGAGGDGTIYELINALAPLERRPIFAILPGGTCNDFSRAIGMNQNPLKAVEQIIEQKKTAVDIGQHNQQYFLNFWGIGLVADVSENILEDGKEKFGKLSYYMSVGRTISQVEPFEVKVDSDETTYEGEAVMVLIGNGPFLGGNRAVLGNCSFQDGLLDVYVVKQMALEPLIKWLQTAPGEEQMDPTSQLLHFKTKRVTIEATPQKTVDCDGEKETATPATISVLPHHLDMYVGNM, from the coding sequence ATGAAAATAGCAGTTATCTTAAACCCAAACGCAGGTAATAAAAAATTAATTGAGTCCATTGACCTTATTTGTAATAGATTGAGAACAATTTTTTCAGAGGTAAAGCTATATGAAACCGAAGCCCCAGGTCAGGGGAGAGAAATTGTAAAAGAAATTGCTTCTGATGTAGATGTTATTGTTGGAGCTGGAGGAGACGGAACTATTTATGAACTAATAAATGCACTTGCCCCTCTTGAACGGCGACCTATCTTTGCAATTCTTCCAGGAGGAACATGCAATGATTTTTCTCGTGCAATTGGTATGAATCAAAATCCATTGAAAGCAGTAGAGCAAATTATTGAGCAAAAGAAAACAGCGGTTGATATCGGCCAGCATAATCAACAGTACTTTTTGAATTTCTGGGGAATCGGTCTTGTAGCAGACGTTTCTGAAAACATTTTAGAAGATGGGAAAGAAAAGTTTGGCAAGCTCTCATATTATATGAGTGTGGGTAGAACGATTAGTCAAGTAGAACCTTTTGAAGTAAAAGTTGATAGTGATGAAACAACGTATGAGGGTGAAGCAGTAATGGTTTTAATTGGAAATGGCCCTTTCCTTGGTGGAAACAGGGCTGTTTTAGGAAATTGTTCGTTTCAAGATGGTCTTTTAGATGTATATGTGGTCAAACAAATGGCTCTTGAACCTCTCATCAAATGGCTTCAAACAGCGCCTGGAGAAGAGCAGATGGACCCAACAAGTCAACTATTACATTTTAAAACAAAACGAGTAACGATTGAGGCTACTCCACAGAAGACTGTAGACTGTGATGGCGAAAAAGAAACAGCTACGCCCGCAACAATTTCGGTTCTTCCTCATCATTTAGATATGTATGTTGGTAATATGTAA